Proteins encoded by one window of Mycoplasma capricolum subsp. capricolum ATCC 27343:
- the infB gene encoding translation initiation factor IF-2, translating to MKKPVKNIKKQKAQNQTKNIKKQLKEEVNTGLIDGIFVYTEPLSILEFATKINKPVTVILKHYFNQGLLLNQNTLLTEEQMGELCLEFGFDFKKETSVTKENILETLLDTVDDEKHLKERPPIVTIMGHVDHGKTTLLDSIKNSNVVASEAGGITQAIGAYQITTKNNKKITFIDTPGHEAFTEMRSRGANVTDIVVLIVAADDGVMPQTEEAIDHAKLANVPIIVFINKIDKPGSDPNRVKTELMKYGLVAEEFGGDIPFIEGSAIKKINLDKLEDTIILISELENLKANPDRFASGVVLEAHLDKAKGPVASVLVQQGSLEIKDIMVVGTTFGSIKHIEDEFKHKVLKAEPSKPVVVYGLNQVPKAGDKFVVINDEKMAREISEAQLKKQQEEERRTKQAFTLDAIKQHIDEGELKNITLIIKADTQGSVEALKNSLSKINISGVKINIIRASVGAISLSDISLASTVRDGLVIVYGFNVRPDAIVRKKAEEDRIEIRLHNIIYKLIEELEDAAKGILDPEIKEVVLGQAQVRALFRHSAIGTIGGFYVVDGAITRNAKIRVIRNGVVVYDGEINSLQHQKQDAKEVKAGFEGALTIKNFNDIKEGDIFEAYKLEQVK from the coding sequence ATGAAAAAACCAGTCAAAAATATAAAAAAACAAAAAGCTCAAAATCAAACAAAAAATATTAAAAAACAATTAAAAGAAGAAGTTAATACAGGCTTAATTGATGGGATTTTTGTTTATACAGAACCACTATCAATACTAGAATTTGCTACTAAAATTAATAAACCAGTAACTGTAATTTTAAAACATTACTTTAATCAAGGTCTATTATTAAATCAAAACACACTTCTAACTGAAGAACAAATGGGTGAATTATGTTTAGAATTTGGTTTTGACTTTAAAAAAGAAACATCAGTAACTAAAGAAAATATTTTAGAAACTTTACTAGATACTGTTGATGATGAAAAACATTTAAAAGAAAGACCTCCAATTGTTACAATTATGGGTCATGTCGATCATGGAAAAACTACTTTATTAGATTCGATTAAAAATTCTAATGTTGTAGCTAGTGAAGCTGGAGGAATTACTCAAGCAATTGGTGCTTATCAAATTACTACTAAAAATAATAAAAAAATTACATTTATTGATACTCCAGGTCATGAGGCATTTACTGAAATGAGAAGTAGAGGAGCTAATGTAACTGACATTGTAGTTTTAATAGTTGCTGCTGATGATGGGGTAATGCCACAAACTGAAGAAGCTATTGATCATGCCAAATTAGCAAATGTTCCTATTATTGTTTTTATTAATAAAATTGATAAGCCAGGTTCTGATCCAAATAGAGTAAAAACTGAATTAATGAAATATGGTTTAGTTGCTGAAGAGTTTGGTGGAGATATTCCATTTATTGAAGGATCAGCTATTAAAAAAATTAATTTAGACAAATTAGAAGATACTATTATTTTAATTTCTGAATTAGAAAACTTAAAAGCAAATCCAGATAGATTTGCTTCTGGAGTTGTTTTAGAAGCTCACTTAGATAAAGCAAAAGGTCCAGTTGCTTCAGTTTTGGTTCAACAAGGATCATTAGAAATTAAAGATATTATGGTTGTTGGAACTACATTTGGATCAATCAAACATATTGAAGATGAATTCAAACATAAAGTTTTAAAAGCCGAACCAAGTAAACCAGTTGTTGTTTATGGATTAAATCAAGTTCCAAAAGCTGGAGATAAATTTGTTGTTATTAATGATGAAAAAATGGCTCGTGAAATTTCTGAAGCTCAATTAAAAAAACAGCAAGAAGAAGAAAGAAGAACTAAACAAGCATTTACTTTAGATGCAATTAAACAACATATTGATGAAGGAGAATTAAAAAATATTACTTTAATTATTAAAGCTGATACTCAAGGAAGTGTTGAAGCTTTAAAAAATTCTTTATCAAAAATTAATATTTCTGGTGTAAAAATTAATATTATTAGAGCTAGTGTTGGTGCTATTTCACTTTCAGATATTTCTCTAGCTTCAACAGTTAGAGATGGTCTAGTAATTGTTTATGGATTTAATGTAAGACCTGATGCAATAGTTAGAAAAAAAGCAGAAGAAGATCGAATTGAAATTAGATTGCATAACATTATTTATAAATTAATTGAAGAACTAGAAGATGCTGCTAAAGGAATTTTAGATCCTGAAATTAAAGAAGTAGTTTTAGGACAAGCACAAGTAAGAGCTTTATTTAGACATTCAGCAATTGGAACTATTGGTGGATTTTATGTAGTTGATGGTGCTATTACAAGAAATGCTAAAATTAGAGTAATTAGAAATGGTGTTGTTGTTTATGATGGAGAAATTAATTCATTACAACATCAAAAACAAGATGCTAAAGAAGTTAAAGCAGGTTTTGAAGGTGCATTAACTATTAAAAACTTTAATGACATTAAAGAAGGCGATATATTTGAAGCTTATAAACTTGAACAAGTTAAATAA
- a CDS encoding L7Ae/L30e/S12e/Gadd45 family ribosomal protein, with protein MQKDKLLKAIGMAYTSNNLITGFKLLEQIKLNKIKFVILSSDMGLAQKKKYIDKCLSRNIECVFNVLTKQELSKACGKDILVAIGLKDENFIKLIKSNL; from the coding sequence ATGCAAAAAGATAAATTACTAAAAGCTATTGGAATGGCATACACTTCTAATAACCTAATAACTGGATTTAAATTATTAGAGCAAATAAAATTAAATAAAATTAAGTTTGTGATTTTAAGTTCAGATATGGGATTAGCACAAAAAAAGAAATATATTGATAAATGTCTTTCAAGAAATATCGAATGTGTTTTTAATGTTTTAACAAAACAAGAACTATCTAAAGCATGTGGAAAAGATATTTTAGTAGCTATAGGATTAAAAGATGAAAACTTTATAAAGTTGATTAAATCCAACTTATAG
- the rnpM gene encoding RNase P modulator RnpM produces the protein MIMTNTMINKNKNLRKDIASNQMLEKHQLIRIVKNKNDEIFIDTTYKANGRGVYLKPDLNSLKIAREKNLIAKSLKSKIDVSIYDQLEEFINAKR, from the coding sequence ATGATTATGACAAATACTATGATTAATAAAAATAAGAATCTAAGAAAAGATATCGCTTCAAATCAAATGTTAGAAAAGCATCAATTAATTAGAATTGTTAAAAATAAAAATGACGAGATTTTTATTGATACTACTTATAAAGCTAATGGTAGAGGTGTTTATCTAAAACCAGATTTAAATAGTTTAAAAATAGCAAGAGAAAAAAATTTGATTGCAAAAAGTTTAAAATCAAAAATAGATGTATCTATTTATGATCAACTAGAAGAATTTATTAATGCAAAAAGATAA
- the nusA gene encoding transcription termination factor NusA — protein sequence MLNGTELLESIKLIEKEKGISKESIINGLKEGLQKAYERFYDTDAIIKIDINEKTGSITMHQELKVVEELDDDWLEITLQKAKLQNPNAQIGDIIYKPIEFSEEFSRMVVNQVRQIFQQKIREAERARIYEQFISLEGEVVQAKVVGMNRENNYVLDINGTTAYLWKNKTINNEIFQINEIIDVYIEVVEKESKLSQIAISRTAPAFLTKLIEREVPEVRMGIVEIKGVSREPGKRSKVAVVTHNQNVEPIGAIIGVGGNRINRISDILKGEKIDVIRWSDDQITYLINAMTPVKVISINKIGDEYDIVVPDSQLSLAIGKQGITAKLIASLLKNKINIFSYSIALKENMDILWNGDTTKQEVETNSYIPKTKISKKEEKIVNTIIKKPIKKKEENIIDVDALIAFQAEVEQEQDAKIYEEINQELADDKVQPDSDKVKAIVNVIKNSDDEITKVEIKTDDTAVNITTNNNVVTNDKLVNDEIKTETKPNLTKIEVSKPNFKKQKHKEELNIDFNLENEPDIDEIDANLKAFNDAILKQEDEEDIDIDSLDDYDKYYD from the coding sequence ATGCTAAACGGAACAGAACTATTAGAATCAATTAAATTAATAGAAAAAGAAAAGGGAATTAGTAAAGAAAGTATTATAAATGGTCTTAAAGAAGGACTACAAAAAGCTTATGAAAGATTTTATGATACTGATGCAATTATTAAAATTGATATTAATGAAAAAACAGGATCAATTACTATGCATCAAGAACTAAAAGTAGTTGAAGAACTTGATGATGATTGATTAGAAATCACTTTACAAAAAGCAAAATTGCAAAACCCAAATGCTCAAATTGGAGATATCATTTATAAACCAATTGAATTTAGCGAAGAATTTTCAAGAATGGTAGTTAACCAAGTAAGACAAATTTTTCAACAAAAAATTAGAGAAGCTGAAAGAGCTAGAATTTATGAACAATTTATAAGTTTAGAAGGTGAAGTTGTTCAAGCTAAAGTAGTTGGAATGAATAGAGAAAATAATTATGTTCTAGATATTAATGGAACAACTGCTTATTTGTGAAAAAATAAAACTATTAATAATGAAATTTTTCAAATAAATGAAATTATTGATGTTTATATTGAAGTTGTTGAAAAAGAAAGTAAATTATCACAAATTGCTATTTCAAGAACTGCTCCTGCTTTTTTAACAAAACTAATTGAAAGAGAAGTTCCAGAAGTAAGAATGGGAATTGTTGAAATTAAAGGTGTAAGTCGTGAACCCGGAAAACGTTCAAAAGTTGCTGTAGTTACTCATAATCAAAATGTTGAACCAATTGGAGCTATTATTGGAGTTGGTGGTAATAGAATTAATAGAATTAGTGATATTCTAAAAGGTGAAAAAATTGATGTTATTAGATGAAGTGATGATCAAATAACTTATTTAATTAATGCAATGACTCCTGTTAAAGTAATTTCAATTAATAAAATTGGTGATGAATATGACATTGTTGTTCCTGATTCTCAACTATCATTAGCTATTGGAAAACAAGGAATAACTGCTAAACTAATTGCTAGCTTATTAAAAAATAAAATTAATATTTTTTCTTATTCAATTGCTTTAAAAGAAAATATGGATATTTTATGAAATGGTGATACTACAAAACAAGAAGTTGAAACTAATTCATACATTCCTAAAACTAAAATATCTAAAAAAGAAGAAAAAATAGTTAATACTATTATTAAAAAACCTATAAAGAAAAAAGAAGAAAACATTATTGATGTTGATGCATTAATAGCCTTTCAAGCCGAAGTTGAACAAGAACAAGATGCAAAAATTTATGAAGAAATTAATCAAGAACTTGCTGATGATAAAGTTCAACCAGATAGTGATAAAGTTAAAGCAATAGTTAATGTTATTAAAAATAGTGATGATGAAATCACTAAAGTTGAAATTAAAACAGATGATACAGCTGTTAATATCACAACTAATAACAATGTTGTTACAAATGATAAATTAGTAAATGATGAAATTAAAACAGAAACTAAACCAAATCTAACTAAAATCGAAGTATCAAAACCTAATTTTAAAAAACAAAAACATAAAGAAGAATTAAATATTGATTTTAATTTAGAAAATGAACCAGATATTGATGAAATTGATGCAAATTTAAAAGCATTTAATGATGCGATTTTAAAACAAGAAGATGAAGAAGATATTGATATTGATTCATTAGATGATTATGACAAATACTATGATTAA
- the rimP gene encoding ribosome maturation factor RimP yields the protein MKDFESIKFQINELVNKELEVLNLKVYEINNLKEFENDMIQILVEDALQANKPLDFDILIKANDLVSNKIDQIIKTNQKYLLEISSSGIEKQIRSQEELIKALDQWVYVQLNNEIKKVKEFEGYVTKYNNDTNTFSFLFFIKGQKKTLEVMWNNIKFIRYAVRF from the coding sequence ATGAAGGATTTTGAATCAATAAAGTTTCAAATTAATGAATTAGTTAATAAAGAATTAGAAGTTTTAAATTTAAAAGTTTATGAGATTAATAATCTTAAAGAATTTGAAAATGACATGATTCAAATACTAGTAGAAGATGCTTTACAAGCCAATAAACCATTAGATTTTGATATTTTAATAAAAGCAAATGATCTAGTTTCAAACAAAATTGATCAAATAATTAAAACAAATCAAAAATACTTATTAGAAATTTCAAGCAGTGGAATAGAAAAACAAATTAGAAGTCAAGAAGAACTAATAAAAGCTTTAGATCAGTGAGTTTATGTACAACTAAATAATGAAATAAAAAAAGTTAAAGAATTTGAAGGTTATGTAACTAAATATAATAATGATACTAATACATTTAGTTTTTTATTTTTTATAAAAGGTCAAAAAAAGACTTTAGAAGTTATGTGAAATAACATCAAATTTATAAGATACGCAGTTAGATTTTAA
- a CDS encoding nitroreductase family protein, with the protein MQKEYIKELMINRKSARDFDPNQKISDEDLKIILTAMRMSPSAFNLMNLRLLIIDRNCSFKSELSPLFYNQLNFINADKVILFVSDKTNKILNHTIDKTVNKMFNETQVEIANKFKNNVINATNRLAQLNELDHWSKTTAHIAAGIATVAAASLNIDSCIIGGFNAKVLESFFINKQYITEDEQIVLTMSFGYMNKSVKPKPKIRIDENEYITFIK; encoded by the coding sequence ATGCAAAAAGAATATATAAAAGAATTGATGATAAATAGAAAAAGTGCACGTGATTTTGATCCTAATCAAAAAATTAGTGATGAAGATTTAAAAATAATTTTAACTGCTATGAGAATGTCTCCTAGCGCTTTTAACTTAATGAACTTAAGATTATTAATTATTGATAGAAATTGTAGTTTTAAATCTGAACTTAGCCCTTTATTTTATAATCAATTAAATTTTATTAATGCTGATAAAGTGATTTTGTTTGTTTCTGATAAAACTAATAAAATTTTAAATCATACTATTGATAAAACTGTTAATAAAATGTTTAATGAAACTCAAGTTGAAATTGCTAATAAGTTCAAAAATAATGTAATTAATGCTACAAATAGATTAGCTCAATTAAATGAATTAGATCATTGAAGTAAAACAACAGCTCATATTGCTGCTGGAATAGCTACAGTAGCTGCTGCTAGTTTAAATATTGATAGTTGCATAATTGGTGGTTTTAATGCTAAAGTGTTAGAAAGTTTTTTTATTAACAAGCAATATATAACTGAAGATGAACAAATAGTTTTAACAATGAGTTTTGGTTATATGAATAAATCAGTTAAACCTAAACCAAAAATTAGAATTGATGAAAATGAATATATTACTTTTATCAAATAA
- a CDS encoding PolC-type DNA polymerase III, whose protein sequence is MQTKILNIFKKLDIKLSEDDYIYFKDAILVETPRISKIKNKGYLHIQIKDFLPIEVLKQIDNKLKNNNYFNFKLILDVENQHINKQLISQYLEFIKMYKSLFNNRISWKLLDIYNFDLENNQLIFTVSSQTTKNDISQELDYCLAKLNQFGFKNLSYLINVKEISLDALDQQEQKNSTSIEQQTVIKQVEKKSSLPTSYKNKRTNLDKPSYQSLLDVEDDAQNIVIQGVVINKEFKLSKTGRKIFYIDITDYHSSIRCMYFAKSDALCEFDDLTDEQLNSKNVEEIKESKIKINDWISVKGKTSLSLYDQEQIFYIDDFKKINKQIISRTDDAKTKRVELHAHTKMSVMDGVSDPTDYLELISSWNHKAIAFTDHTNVQAFPDIYKALNSVNKKRIDQEKIKAIYGLEINMLNNDLWYVKNPKNQNLKDAKMVFFDLETTGLSPELDEIIEFGAIEYNFKTGERKKIDILIKPKSKLKDFTKKLTNINEEMLENKPGIEVAFKEINQVIKDAILVAHNANFDYTFLSHWSEKLGYGKLENTIIDTLTISRIIYPELKSHRLGSLAKRVNISYDPSIAHRGDYDADILADIYERMLDDTRKKTKITIDSDWDKINPLNNIDNLNYHKNKGFHTNILVKNQTGLKELYKLVTKSHTTNFYSSPKIFKSDLIEVKKNNNLLFGSSCVNSEIFELARTSTLENLKQAISFYDYIEIQPISVYKNLLQNDSLDLDQLKKIITNIISIARQENKLIVASSDCHYTNPELKQIREVYINAKGLGGIRHPLFDFNNKVKDYPDQYLRTTNEMLEEFSWLEDENLIYEIVVINSNKINEMIDVNVIPIKDGLFTPKIANVDEKLRDKCYQTAKQMYGENLPDIVEKRLEKELGSITKHGFAIVYWISHLLVKQSYDDGYLVGSRGSVGSSFVATMAQITEVNPLKAHYRCLNCKYSDFDTDPTYKCGYDLPTKKCPNCNEKLIGDGHDIPFETFLGFDGDKVPDIDLNFSGEYQNQAHNFTKKMFGENNVFRAGTISTVAEKTAFGYVKTYFEETKRDASLPRKTEINRLAKLAQGVKRTTGQHPGGIIILPNEYEIEDFTPVNYPADDLSSTWKTTHFDFHSIHDNLLKMDILGHDDPTALRMLRDLTNIDPITIPTDDKNVYSLFSSLQALNLTSDKINDEITGAIGIPEFGTGFVRNMLKETKPKTFADLVQISGLSHGTDVWLGNARDLIKDNKANISTVIGCRDDIMVYLINMGLESSLAFMIMESVRKGKGLKKEWIDIMKKHNIPDWYIDSCLKIKYMFPKAHATAYVLMAYRIAWYKIYYPTEYYATYLSTKADVFDLKTALGGYEAVLLKLKSQQQKVKNGEKLSKKEEDLEVVYEVLLEMFARNIKFSNIDFEKSEATKFKVDILEDNTKIIIPPFNVIDSLGEAVALSIINARNTKPITSVNDLKNRTQTTQTQIKIFEEFNILDSLSVDEQLTFDF, encoded by the coding sequence ATGCAAACAAAAATACTAAACATCTTTAAAAAATTAGATATCAAATTAAGTGAAGATGATTATATCTATTTTAAAGATGCTATTTTAGTAGAAACTCCTAGAATTTCTAAAATTAAAAACAAAGGTTATTTGCATATTCAAATTAAAGACTTTTTACCAATAGAAGTTTTAAAACAAATTGATAACAAACTAAAAAATAATAATTATTTTAATTTTAAATTAATACTTGATGTAGAAAATCAACATATTAATAAACAACTAATTAGTCAATATTTAGAATTTATTAAAATGTATAAATCTTTATTTAATAATCGAATTTCTTGAAAATTATTAGATATTTATAATTTTGACTTAGAAAATAATCAATTAATTTTTACAGTAAGTAGTCAAACAACTAAAAATGATATTAGTCAGGAATTAGATTATTGTTTAGCTAAATTAAATCAATTTGGGTTTAAAAATCTTAGTTATTTAATAAATGTTAAAGAAATTAGTTTAGATGCTTTAGATCAACAAGAACAAAAAAATAGTACAAGTATAGAACAACAAACAGTAATTAAACAAGTTGAAAAAAAATCAAGTTTACCTACTAGTTATAAAAATAAAAGAACTAATTTAGATAAACCTAGTTATCAGTCATTATTAGATGTTGAAGATGATGCACAAAACATTGTAATTCAAGGTGTTGTGATTAATAAAGAGTTTAAATTATCAAAAACAGGTAGAAAGATTTTTTATATAGATATAACTGATTATCATTCTTCAATTAGATGTATGTATTTTGCAAAAAGTGATGCATTATGTGAATTTGATGATTTAACTGATGAACAATTAAATTCTAAAAATGTTGAAGAAATTAAAGAAAGTAAAATAAAAATAAATGATTGAATTAGTGTTAAAGGAAAAACTAGTTTATCTTTATATGATCAAGAACAAATTTTTTATATTGATGATTTTAAAAAGATTAATAAACAAATTATAAGTAGAACTGATGATGCTAAAACTAAGCGTGTTGAATTACATGCTCATACTAAAATGAGTGTAATGGATGGAGTTAGTGATCCAACTGATTATTTAGAACTAATTAGTAGTTGAAATCATAAAGCAATTGCTTTTACAGATCATACTAATGTACAAGCTTTTCCAGATATTTATAAAGCTTTAAATTCAGTTAATAAAAAACGTATTGATCAAGAGAAAATTAAAGCTATTTATGGTTTAGAAATCAATATGTTAAATAACGATTTATGATATGTTAAAAATCCTAAAAATCAAAATTTAAAAGATGCTAAAATGGTCTTTTTTGACTTAGAAACTACTGGGTTAAGTCCTGAATTAGATGAAATTATTGAATTTGGAGCTATTGAATATAACTTTAAAACTGGTGAAAGAAAAAAAATAGATATTTTAATTAAACCAAAATCAAAACTAAAAGATTTTACTAAAAAGCTAACTAATATAAATGAAGAAATGTTAGAAAATAAACCAGGAATTGAAGTTGCTTTTAAAGAAATTAATCAAGTAATAAAAGATGCTATTTTAGTAGCTCATAATGCTAATTTTGACTATACTTTTTTATCACATTGATCTGAAAAACTAGGTTATGGAAAATTAGAAAACACTATTATTGATACTTTAACAATCTCAAGAATTATTTATCCTGAATTAAAATCACACAGATTAGGTTCATTAGCAAAAAGAGTAAATATTTCATATGATCCAAGCATTGCTCACCGTGGTGATTATGATGCTGATATATTAGCTGATATTTATGAAAGAATGTTAGATGACACTAGAAAAAAAACTAAAATCACAATCGATAGTGATTGAGATAAAATAAATCCTTTAAATAATATCGATAATTTGAATTATCACAAAAATAAAGGTTTTCATACAAACATTTTAGTTAAAAACCAAACAGGATTAAAAGAGTTATATAAATTAGTAACAAAATCACATACTACTAATTTTTATTCATCTCCAAAAATTTTTAAAAGTGATTTAATCGAAGTTAAAAAAAATAATAATTTATTATTTGGTTCAAGTTGTGTTAATAGTGAAATTTTTGAACTAGCTAGAACTAGTACACTTGAAAATTTAAAACAAGCAATTAGTTTTTATGATTATATTGAAATTCAACCAATTAGTGTTTATAAAAATTTATTACAAAATGATTCACTAGATTTAGATCAATTAAAAAAAATAATTACAAATATTATTAGTATAGCAAGACAAGAAAATAAACTAATTGTAGCAAGTAGTGATTGTCATTATACAAATCCTGAACTAAAACAAATTAGAGAAGTTTATATTAATGCTAAAGGACTTGGTGGAATTAGACATCCATTATTTGATTTTAATAATAAAGTTAAAGATTATCCTGATCAATATTTAAGAACAACTAATGAAATGTTAGAAGAATTTAGTTGATTAGAAGATGAAAATTTAATTTATGAAATAGTTGTTATTAACTCTAATAAAATTAATGAAATGATTGATGTCAATGTCATTCCTATTAAAGATGGATTATTTACTCCAAAAATTGCTAATGTTGATGAAAAATTAAGAGATAAATGTTATCAAACAGCAAAACAAATGTATGGAGAAAATTTACCAGATATTGTTGAAAAAAGATTAGAAAAAGAATTAGGTTCAATTACAAAACATGGGTTTGCTATTGTTTATTGGATTTCTCATTTATTAGTTAAACAATCATATGATGATGGATATTTAGTAGGATCACGTGGTTCAGTTGGTTCATCATTTGTAGCAACTATGGCTCAAATTACAGAAGTTAATCCTTTAAAAGCTCATTATAGATGTTTAAATTGTAAATACTCAGATTTTGATACTGATCCAACTTATAAATGTGGATATGATTTGCCTACAAAAAAATGTCCTAATTGTAATGAAAAACTAATTGGAGATGGTCATGATATTCCATTTGAAACTTTTTTAGGTTTTGATGGTGATAAAGTTCCAGATATTGATTTAAACTTTTCTGGAGAATATCAAAACCAAGCTCATAATTTTACTAAAAAGATGTTTGGTGAAAATAATGTTTTTAGAGCTGGAACAATCTCAACAGTTGCTGAAAAAACTGCTTTTGGTTATGTAAAAACTTATTTTGAAGAAACTAAAAGAGATGCAAGTTTGCCAAGAAAAACTGAAATTAATAGATTAGCAAAACTAGCTCAAGGAGTAAAAAGAACAACTGGTCAACATCCAGGTGGAATTATTATTTTACCAAACGAGTATGAAATTGAAGATTTTACTCCAGTTAATTATCCAGCTGATGATTTAAGTTCAACTTGAAAAACAACTCATTTTGATTTCCATTCAATTCATGACAATTTATTAAAAATGGATATTCTAGGTCATGATGATCCAACCGCTTTAAGAATGCTAAGAGATTTGACAAATATTGATCCAATTACTATTCCAACAGATGATAAAAATGTTTATTCATTATTTTCATCTTTACAAGCTTTAAATTTAACTTCAGATAAAATTAATGATGAAATCACTGGAGCTATTGGAATACCTGAATTTGGAACTGGCTTTGTTAGAAATATGCTAAAAGAAACAAAACCAAAAACTTTTGCTGATCTAGTACAAATTTCTGGTCTTTCACATGGTACTGATGTTTGGTTAGGTAATGCTAGAGATTTAATTAAAGATAATAAAGCTAATATTTCTACAGTTATTGGATGTAGAGATGATATTATGGTTTATTTAATAAATATGGGATTAGAAAGTTCTTTAGCTTTTATGATTATGGAATCAGTTAGAAAAGGTAAAGGATTAAAAAAAGAATGAATCGATATTATGAAAAAACATAATATTCCAGATTGATATATTGATTCATGTTTAAAGATTAAATATATGTTTCCAAAAGCGCATGCCACTGCTTATGTGTTAATGGCTTATAGAATTGCTTGATATAAAATTTATTATCCAACTGAATATTATGCAACTTATTTATCTACAAAAGCTGATGTTTTTGATTTAAAAACAGCTCTTGGTGGATATGAAGCAGTTTTATTAAAATTAAAATCTCAACAACAAAAAGTAAAAAATGGAGAAAAATTATCAAAAAAAGAAGAAGATTTAGAAGTTGTATATGAAGTTTTATTAGAAATGTTTGCTAGAAATATTAAGTTTAGTAATATTGATTTTGAAAAATCTGAAGCTACTAAATTTAAAGTAGATATTTTAGAAGATAATACTAAAATTATTATTCCACCATTTAATGTGATTGATTCACTAGGAGAAGCAGTGGCACTTTCTATAATTAATGCTAGAAATACAAAACCAATTACTTCAGTTAATGATTTAAAAAACAGAACACAAACTACACAAACTCAAATTAAAATTTTTGAAGAATTTAATATTTTAGACTCATTATCAGTTGATGAACAATTAACTTTTGATTTCTAA
- a CDS encoding phosphatidate cytidylyltransferase translates to MNTIITKDENSIKQIKKNLKTRLISATILVLLLGFYLAFPILYYFTNNSSFHLLTAYNLISLILSSVVLFLSIRELLISFNIKNLDQKLFLEILTVVLFWIPFSNIESKIPVYNSLNLKEYWYLIIIAIVLYLFLTTLFLMKFCNKNIIQVTKILFVLLIMVFAFKAINFLGFLKTNGVILYGFSSIIWIWATIILTDSFAYLFGIRFGRHKLAPSISPKKSWEGAIGGFFLSTIINLIWVLTIFFVPWTRNFAPFIGMFDLLLNNNVTLMLLVYVFLTILISLFTQFGDLVFSYIKRSIDVKDFSNLIPGHGGILDRLDSFYFVFFIIYIILHISLTFNRI, encoded by the coding sequence ATGAATACAATTATTACTAAAGATGAAAATAGTATTAAACAAATTAAAAAAAATTTAAAAACAAGATTAATTTCAGCAACTATTTTAGTGTTGCTATTAGGCTTTTATTTAGCTTTTCCAATATTGTATTATTTTACTAATAATAGTTCTTTTCATCTTTTAACTGCTTATAATTTAATCTCACTAATTTTAAGTAGTGTTGTTTTATTTTTATCAATAAGAGAGTTATTAATTTCATTTAATATAAAAAATCTTGACCAAAAATTATTTCTTGAAATTCTAACAGTAGTTTTGTTTTGAATTCCTTTTAGTAATATTGAATCTAAAATTCCAGTTTATAATAGTTTAAACTTAAAAGAATATTGATATTTAATAATAATTGCTATTGTTTTATATTTATTTTTAACAACCTTGTTTTTAATGAAGTTTTGTAATAAAAACATTATTCAAGTAACTAAAATTTTATTTGTTTTATTAATTATGGTTTTTGCTTTTAAAGCAATTAATTTTTTAGGTTTTTTAAAAACAAATGGTGTTATTTTATATGGATTTAGTTCAATTATTTGAATTTGAGCAACTATTATTCTAACAGATAGTTTTGCTTACTTATTTGGGATTAGATTTGGTAGACATAAACTAGCTCCAAGTATTAGTCCTAAAAAAAGTTGAGAAGGAGCAATTGGTGGATTTTTTTTAAGTACTATAATCAATTTAATTTGAGTTTTAACAATCTTTTTTGTTCCTTGAACAAGAAATTTTGCTCCTTTTATAGGAATGTTTGATTTACTTTTAAATAATAATGTTACTTTAATGTTATTAGTCTATGTTTTTTTAACTATTTTAATTTCTTTATTTACTCAATTTGGAGACTTAGTTTTTAGTTATATTAAAAGAAGTATAGATGTTAAAGACTTTTCTAACTTAATTCCAGGACATGGTGGAATTTTAGATAGATTAGATTCGTTTTATTTTGTATTTTTTATAATTTATATAATTCTACATATTAGTCTAACTTTTAATAGAATATAG